One region of Xylanimonas ulmi genomic DNA includes:
- the dapC gene encoding succinyldiaminopimelate transaminase codes for MGLSDLRALPYPWDTLADVAALARSHPGGLIDLSVGTPVDPTPPLVRAALEAASDAPAYPLTYGTPALREAVAAWFARRRGVPDIDPAGVLPTLGSKELVGLAPSLLRLGAGDVVVHPAIAYPTYDVGARLAGATALATDDVEEWAHRGDVRLVWVNSPSNPTGATADVAHLRRVVAAARAAGAVVVSDECYAQLPWAAHLSAADGTPRVPSLLDPAVTDGDHTGLLVAYSLSKQSNLAGYRAAFVAGDPALVADLLATRKHLGMIVPRPVQEAMRVALGDDAHVAAQRAVYGRRRQTLLAALAASGWAVDHSEAGLYLWARPADPDDRASSRELVARLARLGILAGPGVFYGSAGDGHVRIALTATDAAIDQAGVRLRAGM; via the coding sequence ATGGGACTCAGTGACCTCCGCGCCTTGCCCTACCCCTGGGACACGCTGGCGGACGTGGCCGCGCTGGCCCGCAGCCACCCCGGCGGGCTCATCGACCTGTCGGTCGGCACGCCCGTCGACCCCACGCCGCCCCTCGTGCGGGCCGCGCTTGAGGCGGCCTCCGACGCTCCCGCCTACCCGCTGACCTACGGCACGCCCGCACTGCGCGAGGCGGTCGCCGCGTGGTTCGCCCGACGGCGCGGTGTGCCCGACATCGATCCGGCGGGTGTGCTGCCCACGCTCGGCTCCAAGGAGCTGGTGGGCCTGGCGCCGTCGCTGCTGCGCCTGGGCGCCGGTGACGTCGTCGTGCACCCCGCGATCGCCTACCCGACCTACGACGTCGGGGCTCGGCTGGCGGGTGCGACGGCGCTGGCGACCGACGACGTCGAGGAGTGGGCCCACCGGGGCGACGTGCGGCTGGTGTGGGTCAACAGCCCCTCGAACCCGACGGGCGCCACCGCGGATGTGGCGCACCTGCGGCGTGTGGTCGCCGCCGCGCGCGCGGCGGGCGCCGTCGTGGTCTCGGACGAGTGCTACGCGCAGCTTCCGTGGGCCGCCCACCTGAGCGCGGCCGACGGCACACCGCGCGTGCCGAGCCTGCTCGACCCCGCCGTCACGGACGGTGACCACACGGGGCTGCTGGTCGCGTACTCGCTGTCCAAGCAGTCGAACCTGGCCGGGTACCGTGCGGCGTTCGTCGCGGGCGACCCGGCGCTTGTCGCCGACCTGCTGGCCACACGCAAGCATCTGGGCATGATCGTGCCGCGCCCGGTGCAGGAGGCCATGCGGGTCGCGCTCGGCGACGACGCGCACGTGGCGGCGCAGCGCGCCGTGTACGGGCGTCGCCGCCAGACGCTGCTCGCGGCGCTGGCGGCGTCCGGGTGGGCGGTCGACCACTCCGAGGCGGGGCTGTATCTGTGGGCGCGCCCGGCCGACCCGGACGACCGGGCCAGCAGCCGCGAACTGGTCGCCCGTCTGGCCCGGCTGGGCATCCTGGCCGGCCCGGGGGTGTTCTACGGCAGTGCGGGCGATGGGCACGTGCGGATCGCGCTGACGGCGACCGACGCGGCGATCGACCAGGCGGGAGTCCGCCTGCGCGCAGGAATGTGA
- a CDS encoding VanW family protein, whose translation MGQPTERSSAPEPNETGTVGAPAPAPAPGPDALDEDIPYVPPVKAYERPAVGYRPPAASVETSPPTQALPTLRPARPRPTSAASGLAATGHASGPSGPDQPADQPVPDQSVPDQSVPDQSVPARPSASAASASPSPEPASSAPRPAPAGPESAPTLAGPTSTVAAPFSGDPAPPAASPAASPATAVPGQTASSTEPAVDRTSILRPAVERPTSPFSPVTPQAGPSPLGAPSLLPPTDSEGSALGGASVLGPLVGDGQPSRAPRALLWTGVVAVVVAGLYTGAQWLYADKVPTDTHVAGVDLGGLSHADAIAQLEVGLAARAKEPMQVTAGDAHTTLDPADAGLTLDAEATVSQVTGFSLRPDRLWAHLVGGKDVDPVLAVDEAKLSAAVDDLVDGLATTPVDGTVAFLDGQAVATPATDGTRITPEPAEQVLRTRWLRDSGPFDLPTEAVAPEITQQETDAALAQAQKIVSAPVVVAVGDQHPELPADALAAAVSFAPTDGALAPAFDGASLVSAVVARTNNLLTDPDDAHFEFQGGRPVVVGGESGTTLDPDALASAVGAAALGDDRTAAVDLVERAPEQSREALEALGVTEVVSSFDTPLTAEPIRTQNLRRGAELLTGHLIKPGETFSLLDALGPVTVQNGYKAAGVISNGVHTEGVGGGLSQMATTTYNAGYFAGFEDVEHRPHSVSFTRYPPGREATIFVGSLDLKFKNNTPYGAVMQSYIDGGRLYVRVWSTPYFRVETSASPKSNVVPTTTVHRSGAGCVSYPGGQPGFTITNYRQVFHGDEKVIDEKFTWTYKPDNPVVCDAPSAAAGDADSAEN comes from the coding sequence ATGGGCCAGCCGACCGAGCGCAGCAGCGCGCCCGAGCCGAACGAGACCGGGACGGTCGGCGCGCCCGCGCCCGCGCCAGCGCCCGGCCCCGACGCCCTGGACGAGGACATCCCCTACGTTCCTCCGGTCAAGGCGTACGAGCGCCCCGCGGTCGGCTACCGCCCCCCGGCGGCGAGTGTCGAGACCTCCCCGCCGACGCAGGCGCTGCCCACGTTGAGGCCCGCACGCCCCCGGCCGACGTCGGCCGCCTCCGGCCTGGCCGCGACCGGCCACGCGTCGGGCCCGTCCGGGCCCGATCAGCCGGCCGATCAGCCTGTGCCCGATCAGTCTGTGCCCGATCAGTCTGTGCCCGATCAGTCTGTGCCCGCTCGGCCGAGCGCGTCTGCGGCGAGCGCGTCGCCGTCGCCCGAGCCGGCGTCGTCGGCGCCGCGACCCGCGCCGGCGGGACCCGAGTCCGCGCCGACCCTCGCGGGGCCCACGTCCACCGTCGCGGCGCCCTTTTCGGGCGACCCTGCGCCGCCCGCCGCGTCGCCCGCCGCGTCGCCCGCCACCGCCGTGCCCGGGCAGACCGCGTCCTCGACCGAGCCCGCCGTGGACCGCACCTCGATCCTGCGCCCCGCCGTCGAGCGGCCGACGTCGCCGTTCTCCCCGGTCACGCCTCAGGCGGGGCCGAGCCCGCTCGGCGCCCCATCCCTCCTGCCGCCGACCGACTCCGAGGGGTCCGCCCTGGGCGGCGCGAGCGTGCTCGGCCCGCTCGTGGGCGACGGGCAGCCGAGCCGCGCGCCGCGCGCGCTGCTGTGGACGGGCGTCGTCGCCGTCGTCGTCGCAGGTCTGTACACGGGCGCGCAGTGGCTGTACGCCGACAAGGTGCCCACCGACACGCATGTCGCGGGCGTCGACCTGGGCGGCCTGTCGCACGCCGACGCGATCGCACAGCTCGAAGTCGGGCTCGCGGCCCGCGCCAAGGAGCCGATGCAGGTCACGGCGGGTGACGCGCACACCACGCTCGACCCGGCGGACGCCGGGCTCACGCTCGACGCCGAGGCCACGGTGAGTCAGGTGACGGGGTTCTCGCTGCGACCGGACCGCCTATGGGCGCACCTGGTCGGCGGCAAGGACGTCGACCCGGTCCTTGCGGTGGATGAGGCCAAGCTCTCCGCCGCCGTCGACGACCTCGTCGACGGGCTGGCCACGACCCCGGTCGACGGCACCGTCGCGTTCCTCGACGGCCAGGCCGTCGCGACCCCGGCCACGGACGGCACGCGCATCACCCCGGAGCCGGCCGAGCAGGTGCTGCGCACCCGGTGGCTGCGGGACTCTGGCCCGTTCGACCTGCCGACCGAGGCGGTCGCCCCCGAGATCACGCAGCAGGAGACCGACGCGGCGCTCGCCCAGGCGCAGAAGATCGTCTCGGCCCCCGTCGTGGTCGCCGTCGGGGACCAGCATCCCGAGCTGCCCGCCGACGCCCTGGCCGCTGCCGTGTCGTTCGCGCCCACCGACGGCGCTCTGGCCCCCGCCTTCGACGGCGCCTCGCTCGTCAGCGCGGTGGTCGCGCGCACCAACAACCTGCTCACGGACCCCGACGACGCCCACTTCGAGTTCCAGGGCGGGCGCCCGGTCGTCGTCGGCGGCGAGTCGGGCACGACGCTCGACCCCGACGCCCTCGCCTCCGCAGTGGGCGCCGCGGCGCTGGGCGACGATCGCACCGCCGCCGTCGACCTCGTCGAGCGCGCGCCCGAGCAGAGCCGTGAGGCGCTGGAGGCGCTGGGCGTCACCGAGGTGGTCAGCAGTTTCGACACGCCGCTGACGGCCGAGCCGATCCGCACGCAGAACCTGCGTCGCGGCGCCGAGCTGCTGACGGGCCACCTGATCAAACCGGGTGAGACCTTCTCGCTGCTCGACGCGCTCGGCCCGGTCACCGTCCAGAACGGCTACAAGGCCGCAGGCGTGATCAGCAACGGCGTGCACACCGAGGGCGTGGGCGGCGGGCTGTCGCAGATGGCGACGACCACGTACAACGCGGGGTACTTCGCGGGCTTCGAGGACGTCGAGCACCGCCCCCACTCGGTGTCGTTCACGCGCTACCCGCCCGGGCGCGAGGCGACGATCTTCGTCGGCTCGCTCGACCTGAAGTTCAAGAACAACACGCCGTACGGCGCCGTCATGCAGTCGTACATCGACGGCGGACGCCTGTACGTGCGGGTGTGGAGCACGCCGTACTTCCGCGTCGAGACGTCGGCGAGCCCCAAGAGCAACGTCGTGCCCACCACGACGGTGCACCGCTCGGGCGCCGGCTGCGTCTCCTACCCGGGCGGACAGCCGGGCTTCACGATCACCAACTACCGTCAGGTGTTCCACGGTGACGAGAAGGTCATCGACGAGAAGTTCACCTGGACGTACAAGCCCGACAACCCCGTCGTGTGCGACGCGCCCTCGGCGGCCGCGGGCGACGCCGACTCCGCGGAGAACTGA
- a CDS encoding prephenate dehydratase translates to MSAGDLVAYLGPEGTFTHQAVLEWAARAGDTPGRAQALESVVQVHDAVASGAAARGVVAIESSVEGYVVPSVDALLGSAGVVAVDEVVLPISFDAFVRPGHGTLTEATAHPHGLAQVSRFVTARGLRPVPASSNAAACRDVGAHQVAFGPRVCGELYGLETLAQGVEDFGGARTRFLVLARRGEAPGVLAAARAGADPAATAWRTMLAVTPVVTGPGVLARITAAFGERRVNMSSLVTRPLKARALQYVFVMTFDAAPWDPSARGLLGDLLAAGDSLKVLGVYPSDPSEGGLDGVLPDHVPLGSVDAGAQAGALDRGLLW, encoded by the coding sequence GTGAGCGCCGGCGACCTGGTCGCCTACCTGGGGCCCGAGGGCACCTTCACGCACCAGGCCGTCCTGGAGTGGGCGGCGCGCGCCGGGGACACGCCGGGCCGCGCGCAGGCGCTCGAGTCCGTCGTCCAGGTGCACGACGCCGTCGCCTCGGGCGCCGCGGCGCGCGGCGTCGTCGCGATCGAGAGCTCGGTCGAGGGCTACGTCGTCCCCTCGGTCGACGCGCTGCTCGGCTCGGCCGGGGTTGTCGCCGTCGACGAGGTGGTGCTGCCGATCTCGTTCGACGCGTTTGTGCGGCCCGGGCACGGCACGCTGACCGAGGCGACCGCGCACCCGCACGGGCTGGCCCAGGTCTCACGGTTCGTGACGGCGCGCGGGCTGCGGCCCGTGCCGGCGTCGTCCAACGCCGCGGCGTGCCGCGATGTGGGCGCGCACCAGGTGGCGTTCGGGCCGCGCGTGTGCGGCGAGCTGTACGGGCTGGAGACGCTCGCGCAGGGCGTCGAGGACTTCGGCGGGGCGCGCACACGGTTCCTGGTGCTGGCCAGGCGCGGCGAGGCGCCTGGCGTGCTGGCCGCGGCGCGCGCGGGCGCCGACCCGGCCGCGACGGCGTGGCGCACCATGCTCGCGGTGACCCCCGTGGTCACCGGCCCGGGCGTGCTCGCGCGCATCACCGCGGCGTTCGGCGAACGCCGCGTCAATATGTCGTCGCTGGTCACGCGACCGCTCAAGGCGCGTGCGCTGCAATATGTCTTCGTGATGACGTTCGACGCCGCGCCCTGGGACCCGTCGGCGCGGGGGCTGTTGGGCGACCTGCTCGCTGCGGGCGACTCGCTCAAGGTGCTGGGGGTTTACCCGAGCGACCCGAGCGAGGGCGGGCTCGACGGCGTGCTGCCCGACCATGTGCCGCTCGGGTCGGTTGACGCTGGCGCGCAGGCGGGGGCGCTCGACCGGGGCCTGTTGTGGTGA
- a CDS encoding citrate synthase → MTITSQPVQGVSADLSIGERSVALPVVDATEGNSGLVVSSLLRETGLVTYDPGFMNTASTSSAITYIDGDQGILRYRGYPIDQLAERSTFLEVAYLLIYGELPDARALDAFTERVNRHTLVPEQFRGFLAAFPRGGHPMSIMASAMNALATFYPESLDPHDDDAVDLATVLILAKIRTITSYVHRSMRDEPLLYPDYARGYVEDFLRMSFAVPYQQWDADPVVASAMDKLLILHADHEQNCSTSTVRIVGSSNANLYASVAAGINALSGPSHGGANEAVLLMLERIRSGGDSVETFMKKVKNKEDGVRLMGFGHRVYKSYDPRAAIVKKHADAVLDSLGAKDELLDIARGLEEIALSDDYFVERKLYPNVDFYTGLIYKAIGFSPVMFTPLFALGRMPGWIAQWREMMKDPTTKIGRPRQIYTGETERDYLPIAQR, encoded by the coding sequence ATGACGATCACCTCCCAGCCCGTGCAGGGCGTCTCGGCCGATCTCTCGATCGGTGAGCGCAGCGTCGCGCTTCCCGTCGTCGACGCGACCGAGGGCAATAGCGGCCTCGTCGTCTCGTCGCTGCTGCGGGAGACGGGCCTGGTCACCTACGACCCGGGCTTCATGAACACGGCCTCGACGTCGTCGGCCATCACCTACATCGACGGCGACCAGGGCATCCTGCGCTACCGCGGCTACCCGATCGACCAGCTCGCCGAGCGGTCGACCTTCCTGGAGGTCGCCTACCTGCTCATCTACGGCGAGCTCCCCGACGCCCGTGCGCTCGACGCCTTCACCGAGCGCGTCAACCGGCACACGCTGGTGCCCGAGCAGTTCCGCGGGTTCCTGGCCGCCTTCCCGCGCGGCGGGCACCCCATGTCGATCATGGCGTCAGCGATGAACGCGCTCGCGACGTTCTACCCCGAGTCGCTCGACCCGCACGACGATGACGCGGTCGACCTCGCCACGGTGCTGATCCTCGCCAAGATCCGCACGATCACCTCCTATGTGCACCGCTCGATGCGCGATGAGCCGCTGCTGTACCCGGACTACGCGCGCGGGTACGTCGAGGACTTCCTGCGCATGTCCTTCGCCGTGCCGTACCAGCAGTGGGACGCGGACCCGGTCGTGGCCTCCGCGATGGACAAGCTGCTCATCCTGCACGCCGACCACGAGCAGAACTGCTCGACGTCGACCGTGCGGATCGTGGGCTCGTCGAACGCCAACCTCTACGCCTCGGTCGCGGCCGGCATCAACGCCCTGTCGGGCCCGTCGCACGGCGGCGCCAACGAGGCCGTGCTGCTGATGCTCGAGCGCATCCGCTCGGGCGGTGACTCGGTCGAGACCTTCATGAAGAAGGTCAAGAACAAGGAGGACGGCGTTCGACTCATGGGCTTCGGCCACCGGGTCTACAAGTCGTACGACCCGCGCGCCGCGATCGTCAAGAAGCACGCCGACGCGGTGCTCGACTCGCTCGGCGCCAAGGACGAGCTGCTCGACATCGCCCGCGGCCTGGAGGAGATCGCGCTGAGCGACGACTACTTCGTCGAGCGCAAGCTCTACCCCAACGTCGACTTCTACACGGGGCTGATCTACAAAGCGATCGGGTTCTCGCCGGTCATGTTCACGCCGCTGTTCGCGCTGGGCCGCATGCCCGGCTGGATCGCCCAGTGGCGCGAGATGATGAAGGACCCGACCACCAAGATCGGCCGTCCGCGCCAGATCTACACGGGCGAGACCGAGCGCGACTACCTGCCGATCGCCCAGCGCTGA
- a CDS encoding DUF6725 family protein → MHTPWRDLPAGARVVVRRRLDATEAARARAEGRGAVWTDIIGVVLAVDDEGLSLRTDAPRDPSPREVSVAAGEIEAVKRIGPRPARRAPRRPR, encoded by the coding sequence GTGCACACCCCCTGGCGCGACCTGCCCGCAGGCGCACGCGTCGTCGTGCGGCGGCGCCTGGACGCGACCGAGGCCGCCCGCGCGCGGGCCGAGGGCCGCGGCGCGGTGTGGACCGACATCATCGGCGTCGTTCTGGCGGTCGACGACGAGGGGCTGAGCCTGCGCACGGACGCGCCGCGCGACCCCTCACCGCGCGAGGTCAGCGTCGCGGCAGGTGAGATCGAGGCGGTCAAGCGGATCGGACCGCGTCCCGCGCGCCGCGCCCCGCGGCGCCCACGCTAG
- a CDS encoding PIG-L family deacetylase, translating to MTALEAPAGGAGWPALPGGLVAVHAHPDDETLSTGALIASFAAAGLPVTVVTCTRGERGEVIALPGTTSAGLAALEGDGPALAAHRSGELAAALLALGGGRPGAVRHVFLDELPPSASSDDGGAGARFEDSGMVWLAPGVAGGDPKAVGGFVRVPLDDAAARLAALVRRLRPSVVATYEPGGGYGHPDHVRAHDVTVRALALAADEVRRPALWRRVEPVSVVLGHRAALAADPAVRALADRAGLSLPAADDPLPAVARVDEALAGAAASGDLATVEVRPVLDRVLAAMAAHATQIQHAQAHDAAQAHRATLREGGVADPLGFYALSNGVLAAVGARETYLVARDAQVTSVGSAR from the coding sequence GTGACGGCCCTGGAGGCGCCCGCGGGCGGCGCGGGCTGGCCCGCGCTGCCCGGCGGGCTTGTCGCGGTGCACGCCCATCCCGACGACGAGACCCTCTCGACGGGAGCGCTGATCGCGTCGTTCGCGGCCGCCGGGCTGCCCGTGACGGTGGTGACCTGCACGCGCGGTGAGCGCGGGGAGGTCATCGCGCTGCCCGGCACGACGTCGGCGGGGCTCGCCGCGCTGGAGGGCGACGGTCCCGCGCTGGCCGCGCACCGCTCGGGTGAGCTCGCCGCCGCGCTGCTGGCTCTGGGCGGCGGGCGCCCGGGCGCCGTGCGGCACGTGTTCCTGGACGAGTTGCCGCCTTCGGCTTCGTCCGACGACGGCGGCGCGGGCGCGCGGTTCGAGGACTCGGGCATGGTGTGGCTCGCGCCCGGGGTCGCGGGCGGCGACCCCAAGGCCGTCGGCGGGTTCGTCCGTGTGCCGCTCGACGACGCCGCCGCGCGCCTCGCCGCGCTCGTGCGGCGCCTGCGCCCGTCCGTCGTCGCGACCTACGAGCCGGGCGGCGGGTACGGGCACCCGGACCACGTGCGCGCACACGACGTGACCGTGCGGGCGCTCGCGCTCGCCGCGGATGAGGTGCGGCGGCCCGCGCTGTGGCGGCGTGTCGAGCCCGTCAGCGTCGTGCTCGGCCACCGGGCGGCGCTCGCCGCCGACCCGGCGGTGCGGGCGCTCGCGGACCGCGCCGGGCTGAGCCTTCCGGCCGCCGACGACCCGCTGCCTGCCGTCGCGCGCGTGGACGAGGCGCTTGCGGGCGCCGCGGCGTCGGGCGACCTGGCCACCGTCGAGGTGCGGCCCGTCCTCGACCGCGTGCTCGCGGCCATGGCGGCGCACGCGACACAGATTCAGCACGCACAGGCTCACGACGCCGCGCAGGCTCACCGCGCCACGCTCCGCGAGGGTGGCGTGGCGGACCCGCTCGGGTTCTACGCCCTGTCGAACGGTGTGCTGGCCGCTGTGGGCGCGCGCGAGACATACCTGGTCGCACGAGACGCCCAGGTGACGTCGGTAGGCTCCGCCAGGTGA
- a CDS encoding ABC transporter substrate-binding protein, producing MLRTTARRTVGAALLATAAIALSACASSTQAGSRDSKAATATSVSDFGSFADLEAAAKAEGALNVIALPRDWANWGEIIDAFAAAYPEITVTEQSPDVSSAEEIQAATTNKGLDTAPDVFDLGLGVALANTDAFAPYKVRTWDEIPAELKEPSGLFVGDYGGYMSIGYDSARFPAPASLRDLAKPEYKGAVALNGDPTQAGAAFAAVGLATVQDGGTLDDYQTGVEFFADLQEAGNLLKVDVTTATVASGETPVVFDWDYLNAAHAAANPAWRTVILPGTGYAGYYNQAINKDAPHPAAARLWQEFLYSDEVQNLWLKGGARPVRAEAMDAAGTIDAALYADLPSAPATTVVPTKEQGAQAGTLLGDIWAAAVQ from the coding sequence GTGCTCCGCACCACCGCGCGCCGTACCGTCGGCGCCGCACTGCTCGCCACCGCCGCGATCGCCCTGTCCGCTTGCGCCTCCAGCACCCAGGCCGGATCGCGTGACTCGAAGGCGGCCACCGCCACCTCGGTCTCCGACTTCGGTTCGTTCGCCGACCTGGAGGCCGCGGCCAAGGCCGAGGGCGCGCTCAACGTCATCGCCCTGCCGCGCGACTGGGCGAACTGGGGCGAGATCATCGACGCGTTCGCGGCGGCCTACCCCGAGATCACCGTGACCGAGCAGTCTCCCGACGTCTCCTCGGCCGAGGAGATCCAGGCCGCGACCACCAACAAGGGCCTCGACACCGCGCCCGACGTGTTCGACCTCGGCCTCGGCGTGGCGCTGGCCAACACCGACGCGTTCGCGCCCTACAAGGTCCGCACCTGGGACGAGATCCCGGCCGAGCTCAAGGAGCCGAGCGGGCTGTTCGTGGGCGACTACGGCGGCTACATGTCGATCGGCTACGACTCGGCGCGATTCCCGGCGCCGGCCTCGCTGCGCGACCTGGCCAAGCCCGAGTACAAGGGCGCCGTCGCGCTCAACGGCGACCCGACCCAGGCGGGCGCGGCCTTCGCCGCCGTCGGCCTGGCCACGGTCCAGGACGGCGGGACGCTCGACGACTACCAGACCGGCGTCGAGTTCTTCGCCGACCTGCAGGAGGCGGGCAACCTGCTCAAGGTCGACGTGACCACGGCCACGGTCGCCTCGGGCGAGACGCCCGTCGTCTTCGACTGGGACTACCTCAACGCGGCGCACGCGGCGGCCAACCCGGCGTGGAGGACCGTCATCCTGCCGGGCACGGGCTACGCGGGCTACTACAACCAGGCGATCAACAAGGACGCCCCGCACCCCGCGGCCGCGCGGCTGTGGCAGGAGTTCCTCTACAGCGACGAGGTCCAGAACCTCTGGCTCAAGGGCGGCGCCCGCCCGGTGCGCGCCGAGGCCATGGACGCCGCCGGAACGATCGACGCCGCGCTCTACGCGGACCTGCCGAGCGCCCCGGCGACGACGGTCGTGCCGACCAAGGAGCAGGGCGCCCAGGCCGGCACGCTGCTCGGCGACATCTGGGCCGCGGCCGTCCAGTGA
- the fdxA gene encoding ferredoxin: MTYVIAQPCVDVKDKACIEECPVDCIYEGNRSLYIHPDECVDCGACEPVCPVEAIYYEDDVPEQWKDYYAANVEFFDDLGSPGGAAKLGQIDKDHALIESLPPQA; this comes from the coding sequence GTGACCTACGTGATCGCTCAGCCGTGCGTCGACGTCAAGGACAAGGCGTGCATCGAGGAGTGTCCCGTCGACTGCATCTACGAGGGCAACCGTTCGCTGTACATCCACCCGGACGAGTGCGTCGACTGTGGCGCCTGTGAGCCGGTGTGCCCGGTCGAGGCGATCTACTACGAGGACGACGTGCCCGAGCAGTGGAAGGACTACTACGCGGCCAACGTCGAGTTCTTCGACGACCTCGGCTCGCCCGGTGGCGCCGCCAAGCTGGGCCAGATCGACAAGGACCACGCGCTCATCGAGTCCCTGCCGCCCCAGGCCTGA
- a CDS encoding ABC transporter permease: MTAVSQGVPAAHAAGTPAAPPAPPPHSPPSATAAPAPAHRVRGALAALGLVPFAAYVLAFLALPTALAVGSGFVDADGGLTAHNLSALADPVVLRTFGASLWLSALSAVVGALLGAAICYALLGLRPGHPARSVVEAASSVLAQFGGVMLAFAFIATIGLQGLVTLWLKDGLGIDIFAGGAWIYALPGLIAPYIYFQTPLMVITFLPALTGLQTQWYEAALTLGDTRAGFWRHVGLPVLAPSFLASLLLLFANAFSSFATAAALASQGAQIVPLQIRAALVSETVLGRQNLAGALALGMVVVMAAVMWLYSRAARRAARWRR; this comes from the coding sequence GTGACGGCTGTCAGCCAGGGTGTGCCCGCGGCTCACGCCGCGGGCACACCCGCCGCCCCGCCCGCGCCGCCGCCGCACTCGCCGCCCTCTGCGACCGCGGCCCCCGCCCCGGCGCACCGCGTCCGCGGCGCGCTCGCCGCCCTCGGCCTGGTCCCGTTCGCCGCCTACGTGCTGGCCTTCCTCGCGCTGCCGACGGCGCTGGCCGTCGGCAGCGGGTTCGTGGACGCCGACGGCGGCCTGACCGCGCACAACCTCAGCGCACTGGCCGACCCCGTCGTGCTGCGCACCTTCGGCGCGTCGCTGTGGCTGTCCGCGCTCAGCGCCGTCGTCGGCGCGCTGCTCGGCGCCGCGATCTGCTACGCGCTGCTCGGGCTGCGCCCGGGCCACCCGGCGCGCTCGGTCGTCGAGGCGGCATCCAGCGTGCTCGCGCAGTTCGGCGGCGTCATGCTCGCGTTCGCGTTCATCGCCACGATCGGACTTCAGGGCCTGGTGACCCTGTGGCTCAAGGACGGACTCGGGATCGACATCTTCGCGGGCGGCGCCTGGATCTACGCGCTGCCCGGTTTGATCGCCCCCTACATCTACTTCCAGACGCCCCTCATGGTCATCACCTTCCTGCCCGCTCTCACCGGGCTCCAGACGCAGTGGTACGAGGCCGCCCTCACGCTCGGCGACACCCGCGCCGGGTTCTGGCGGCATGTCGGACTGCCCGTCCTGGCGCCGTCGTTCCTGGCCAGCCTGCTGCTGCTGTTCGCCAACGCGTTCTCCTCCTTCGCCACGGCCGCCGCCCTGGCGAGCCAGGGCGCGCAGATCGTCCCGCTGCAGATCCGCGCCGCCCTCGTCAGCGAGACCGTGCTGGGGCGCCAGAACCTCGCCGGGGCGCTCGCGCTTGGCATGGTCGTGGTCATGGCCGCCGT
- a CDS encoding prephenate dehydrogenase, with translation MTGPFTRIAVLGLGLVGGSLARVLAARGLDVVGHDVDPATVAAARAAGLDATGSLADAVAGADLVALAVPLRAMRATAAEVARCARGDFTLTDVGSVKGPVRQAVEAAGLGERFVGAHPMAGTEHSGFAASSPGLLDRAPWAVTVPGTGGTGGRGRADGPVGVVSPDRLERLLRLVTGPLRGTAAVLTDEVHDEAAALVSHVPHVLATQILNAVAGAPVREAALGLAAGSFRDGTRVAFTDPARTEAMVTENAAWVAPALRKAVRDLEALVAALETNAPVHGFFHAADQVRAQGRAGERTLVEAEPVALTGDWPAALAARCATGAVVTGLTDAEALLAR, from the coding sequence GTGACCGGCCCGTTCACGCGGATCGCGGTGCTCGGCCTGGGCCTGGTGGGCGGCTCACTCGCGCGCGTGTTGGCCGCGCGCGGGCTCGACGTCGTCGGCCATGACGTGGACCCCGCCACCGTCGCGGCGGCCCGCGCCGCGGGCCTGGACGCGACGGGCTCGCTCGCCGACGCCGTCGCGGGCGCCGATCTGGTGGCGCTCGCGGTGCCGCTGCGGGCGATGCGTGCGACGGCGGCCGAGGTCGCACGCTGCGCGAGGGGTGACTTCACGCTCACCGACGTCGGCAGCGTCAAGGGCCCGGTGCGCCAGGCCGTCGAGGCCGCCGGGCTGGGCGAGCGGTTCGTGGGCGCTCACCCGATGGCGGGCACCGAGCACAGCGGGTTCGCGGCCTCCTCGCCGGGGCTGCTCGACCGCGCGCCGTGGGCGGTCACCGTGCCGGGGACCGGCGGTACGGGCGGCCGGGGCCGCGCGGACGGACCTGTCGGCGTCGTCTCGCCCGACCGGCTCGAACGGCTGCTGCGCCTGGTCACGGGGCCGCTGCGGGGCACCGCGGCGGTGCTCACCGACGAGGTGCACGACGAGGCCGCCGCCCTTGTCAGCCATGTGCCGCACGTGCTGGCGACCCAGATCCTCAACGCCGTCGCGGGCGCGCCGGTGCGCGAGGCCGCGCTGGGGTTGGCCGCGGGCTCGTTCCGCGACGGCACCCGCGTGGCGTTCACCGATCCGGCGCGCACCGAGGCGATGGTCACCGAGAACGCGGCGTGGGTGGCGCCCGCGCTGCGCAAGGCGGTGCGCGACCTGGAGGCGCTTGTGGCGGCGCTGGAGACCAACGCGCCCGTGCATGGGTTCTTCCACGCGGCCGACCAGGTGCGCGCGCAAGGGCGGGCGGGGGAGCGCACGCTCGTGGAGGCCGAGCCCGTCGCCCTGACCGGGGACTGGCCCGCGGCGCTCGCCGCCCGGTGCGCCACGGGCGCCGTCGTGACGGGGTTGACGGACGCCGAGGCGCTCCTGGCGCGCTGA